The genomic segment TTTAATCAAGTTCCAGGTAGCTATTCAGTAACAGTAAGAGATGGAAATACATGCGATACTACCTTTACACTAACAATAGGTAATAACCCAGGCATTACAGCAGACGTAACAAGTAGTACTAATGCGACCTGTAAAGGAGGAGCAGATGGTACAGCAACAGTAACAGGTTCAGACCCATTAACTACCTACGATTACAGTTGGTCAACCGTACCTGCACAGCTGACACAAACAGCAACAGGACTGTCAGCAGGCACATATTATGTTACCATTACAGATCAAGCAACAGGATGTTCAGCAAGTGATAGTGTAATAATAACCGAGCCAACACGAGTAACCATAAGCAGTGTAAGTCCAAATGTTACGATATGTGCAGGACAAACAACAAACATCACATCCACAGCCACAGGCGGTTCTGGAGCAGGATATGTATACACATGGAACAATGGATTGGGAGTAGGACAAAATCATACAGTGAGTCCATTACCAAACACGACCACGAATTATGAAGTAACAGCAGTAGATGCCAATGGCTGTCCATCAGATACAGGACGAGTAACGGTGATAGTACACCCATCATTAAGTGTAATAGCATCCACTACGAAGGACACTGTTTGTCCAGGAGTAAGCACAACCCTAAATGCACTAGCAAGCTTTGGTAATGGAGGACCATACACCTATAGTTGGTCACCAACAACCAACATGACAGGGTCAAACACATCAAACCCAACAGTAACCCCAACAGGAGCTACTACCTATACAGTAACATTAAATGATGGCTGTTCACCATCAGTAACAGACACAATAAGAATCTACCTGTATAACTTACCAAACCCACAAGCAAGTGCAGATACCTTGAGTTTATGTATAGAACCAAGAGAAGCGATAACATTTTATAACTTAACCGATACCACAAATGGGATGTTAGATACCAATAGAGTGACATGGAATTTTGGAGATGGTACAACAGCAACACAGCCATGGGATACGATACAACACACCTACAATCAAGTAGGAACATATACAGTAAGCATGACCGTATACAGTCAAGCGCCACGAGGAGGATGCTCAAAAACAAATGTGGTGGTGAATCAGATAGACATCAACGCATTGCCAGTAGCAGACTTTAGTTCAACACCCAACCCAACAAGCATGTTTGAAACAGAGGTTCAGTTTGCCGACCAAAGTGGAAGTGCTATAGATAATTATCATTGGGATTTTGGAGGACTAGATACAAGCAACTACCCCAATCCAATATATATATTTCCAGACGACACCAATGGCGTGTACCCAGTAACCTTAACAGTAATAGACATGAATGGCTGTACAGATGACATTACAAAATTAGTAACGATAACAGCAGAATATGGAATTTATATACCCAATGCCTTTACCCCAGATTTTGACTTTAAGAACGATATGTTTGGGCCCACAGGATTTGGTATCTCACCAGAGGATTATCACTTTATGATATTTGATAGATGGGGAGAGAAACTGTTTGATACAGATGTATTGTTTAAGCCATGGGATGGATTTTACAAAGGCACCAGAGTACAAGAGGGAGTGTATGTATGGAAACTCTTCTTTAAAGATTACAACAATAAAAAACACGAACGCATAGGACATGTTACTATTATTCAGTAGTTAAACATCAATAAAAAAGAGGCGGTTATTTTACCGCCTCTTTTTTTATAGTGTATTTTGTTGCCAATTTCATACTTTTGTCACTCTAATAAAAAGCATGGACATAAAATACGATCAGCAAAAACAATTACGCTATGATAAGGCTTATTTAAAAATGGCTTTAGAGTGGGGAAAACTATCGCATTGTAAAAGAAAGCAGGTTGGTTCTATTATCGTAAAAGATAGAATGATTATTTCAGATGGCTACAATGGCACACCAACAGGATTTGATAATTGTTGCGAAGATGAAAATGAAAAAACGCATTGGTATGTTTTACATGCCGAAGCTAACGCAATATTAAAAGTAGCAAAATCTACACATAATGCTGATGGAGCAACACTTTATATTACCTTATCTCCATGTAAAGAATGTAGTAAATTAATACTACAAGCGGGTATTATAAGAGTAGTTTATTATAATTCTTACAAAGACGATGCTGGTATCCATTTTTTGAAAGAATCAGGAATACAAGTTGACCAAATTTCAAATTTAGATTAGCCCTAACAATTACTAAGGAATGAATAAGAATAAAACCTTTCTCTATTTTATATTGCCAACAGTAATTGCATTTTGTGTGGTTATAGGGGTTTATTTAGGTGCATATCTATCTCAAAATTCGGTTGATAAAACCATCATTTTTCCAGTAAATGCTAAACTCAAAAATTCAAACAAACTCAATGAGATTTTAAATTTCATTGAAGACATGTATGTAGACACTGTTAATAAAGGAGAATTAACCGAGATATCTATTGCAAGTATTTTATCAAAGTTAGACCCTCATTCTTATTATATTCCTGCAAAAGAATTTAATGAAATGAACGATCCATTGGAAGGGAATTTTCAAGGGATAGGTGTGGAGTTTAGAATAAATAATGATACGGTTATGATTCTTTCTGTTATCGCAAACGGACCATCAGAAAAAGTTGGTTTAGAAGCAGGTGATCGAATTATAAAAGTAGGTAAGAAAACAATTGCAGGAAATGGTATAACTAACGAAAATGTGATTAAATTACTTAAAGGACCTAAAGGAACAAAAGTAAATGTTAGTGTTGCTCGAAAAGGCATAAAAAAACTGATTGATTATACCATTACCCGAGATGAAATTCCAATTTTTAGTATTGAATCACCTTATATGATTGATGACGAAATTGGTTTTATTAAAATAAATAGGTTTGCTAAAACCACTTATGGAGAGTTTATGTCGGCAACTAAAAAACTCTTAAAATCAGGAATGAAAGACCTTATTATTGATTTAAGAGGCAATGGTGGTGGTGTGATGGGAGCCGCTACAAGCATTGCCGATGAGTTTTTGGCTAAAGATAAAATGATTGTTTACACCCAAGGTAAATCAAGAAATAAAGAAGCATTTTATGCTACTGATAGAGGAATATTGGAAAAAACGAATATCATCATTTTAATTAATGAGAATTCAGCTTCAGCAAGTGAGATATTAGCTGGAGCTGTTCAGGATAACGACCGAGGGACAATTATTGGTCGTCGTTCTTTTGGTAAAGGGTTAGTACAGGAGCAAGTAATGTGGCCAGATGGATCGGCACTTCGTTTAACAGTTGCTCGTTATTATACCCCATCAGGTAGATGTATTCAAAAACCTTATGATGATGGGATGGATAACTATAATATGGAATCGTACAATCGCTATTTAAATGGAGAGTTGTTAAGTGCCGATAGTATTCATTTTCCTGATTCATTAAAATTTTACACCCCACTTGGAAAAATTGTTTACGGAGGAGGAGGTATTATGCCTGATGTTTTTGTGCCAATTGATACTGTTGGAAACACTAATTATTTTTACGAGTTACGTTATCGAGGAATTTTACAAGATTTTTCTTTACAGTATGTAGATAACAATAGAAAAAAACTCAAAGACCAATACAAAAATGCTATTGAGTTTAAGAAGCAATTTAGAGTTTCAAACGACTTGTTTAATAGCTTAATTAAATTTGCAGAGAAAAACGAATTGCCTAGGAATTTAGGCGAAATTAAGTTGTCGAAAGAAATCATCGTTAGAGCTTTGAGAGCATCGATAAGTAAGGATTTGTTCGGTAATTTTGGTTACTACGTTATCATCAACGATGAAGATAATACCGTGCAAGAGGCAATTTCTACTTTTAATATTACCAATAAATAATGAAGAAAGATATTAATCCTTCCCAAATAAAAGACGTTGCTATTACCGTTGTAAAGGAAGTGAATGAACTTAATCAAGATGAGTGGAATGTTTACTTGATTAATATGACTAATGAAAAACTTCAACAAGTATTGGTATCTTCCAGGGGTTATTTGAAACTTGAAAATGGTGAAGAAACCAAGACCACTACACTTCGTCATGCTTTAGGAGATGTTGAACCCATGAGTTTTGTTAAAATTGAACCCATAATGGAGAATGTTTTTGGATTACATAACGAGTATTGGTTGAGTTTTTTTAAAGACAATGAATTGTTAGATAAGAAATACATTTTTTTGGCAGAAACCATAAAAGAGGAGAATTTAATAGCTGTACCTATTATTTTCAAAAAAGGCATATTGATTAAGTAATTTTCTATCAAAACTTTTTTCATACCTTTGGTTGTCACTTAATACTGATTAAAAATGCTTGACAACATCAATCTCGAAAAGATTTTATTTTTAGATATTGAAACCACTTCGGCGGTTAAGTCGTTCGATGAGCTTTCTGATGATTTCAAGAAACATTGGGAGCATAAATCAAAATTTATTTCTAAAGAAGACGAAACTCCATCAGAAACATACTCTCGTGCTGGTATTTATGCCGAGTTTGGTAAAATCGTATGTATTTCAGTAGGTTTTATTAAAATTGAATTGGGAGTTAAAAAACTAAGGTTAAAGTCGTTTTATAACCATAATGAAGCCGAGCTTTTAGCCGATTTTTTTGAATTGTTGAATAAACATTACGATACACCTCAGCACATACTTTGTGCTCATAACGGAAAAGAGTTTGACTATCCCTATATTGCTCGGAGAGGGTTGGTAAATGGTTTGAGTATTCCTTGTATTTTAGATTTAGCTGGTAAAAAACCTTGGGAAGTTCAGCATTTAGATACCTTGCAATTATGGAAATTTGGTGATTATAAACATTTTACTTCGCTAAGTTTGCTGACAACTCTTTTTAATATTCCAACTCCAAAAGATGACATTGATGGCAGTATGGTAAATCAGGTTTATTGGCAAGAAAATGATTTGGAGAGAATTGCAAATTATTGTCAAAAAGATGTCGTAGCTTTAACCCAGTTATTTTTGAAATTTAAAAACGAGCAATTAATCGATTCAGCACATATTTTTTATAGCTAAACAAATGAAATTCAAAATGTTAAAAAAGAAAAGCCTTTTTTCGTTAATTATTATTCTAACTATTTTTTCGTGTAAAAAAGCTACATCTCCGCATTTCGATGCTATAATAAAATCAGACCAAGGAGTTTTTAGAGGAGTAGAAATTGGTAGTACAATCGAAGAGGTTCAGCAACTAGAAAACAAAGAGTTTTTGGTTGATAACATGCCTGAATATTTGTATTACGATTACAATATGGATATGGGTAATAGTTATACCATTTCATACGATTTTTCTGAAAACAGTTTGTACGAAATTGAACTTTCGGCTTATTTTGATAAAATTGAAGATGCCAACAATTTGTTTGTTGAGTTAACCAAACATTTTACCGATACTTATGGTACTGGAAAAGTTGCCGACGATGGTTACACCTCTTGGAGAACAAAAAGTAAAAAAACTGCTAATGGAGTAGAGATAGCTATGATTAACGATAGCCAAGAGTATGGATACATTTCTATACTAATTAGCGACTTAAACTATTGATTAATAAGCTATAATAGGGCTTTCATCTAATCTTTTGTTAGGTAATGTCTTCAATAGTTGTATTAATTCGTTTTTACACTTATCTTTAAAGCCTTTTTACAGTATATAAGTCTATTTATGGAAAACAGAACATTACTAGAAATTAAAAATTTAGTTACTGAATTTAGAACTGAAGACGAAACGGTAAAAGCCGTAAATGATATCTCTTTCACTTTAAATAAAGGAGAAACAATTGGAATTGTTGGTGAATCGGGTTCTGGTAAATCGGTTACTTCACTTTCTGTAATGAGATTAATACCAAACCCTCCAGGAAGAATTGCTTCTGGAGAAATTCTATTTCACACATCGAGTGGAATAGTAGATTTAGCAAAAGCGAATGAAAAAACAATGAGGACTCTTCGTGGTAACGAAATTGCCATGATATTTCAAGAGCCCATGACTTCGTTAAATCCTGTATATACTTGTGGAGATCAGGTTGCTGAAGCAATTATTGTTCATCAAAAAGTGAATAAGCAAGAAGCGAAATTAAGAACCATTGAGTTGTTTAAAAAAGTACAATTACCTCGTCCAGAGGCAATTTTCGATACTTACCCTCATCAAATTTCAGGTGGACAAAAGCAACGTGTAATGATTGCTATGGCGATGTCGTGCAATCCTAAAATACTTATTGCCGATGAGCCTACTACAGCTTTAGACGTTACAGTTCAAAAAACCATTTTGGAATTGATGAACAAATTGCAGTTAGAGCATGATATGGGTATTATGTTTATTACACACGATTTAGGTGTAATTGCTGAATTGGCTGATAAAGTGGTAGTAATGTACAAAGGTAAGGTGGTTGAGCAAGGATCGGTGTTAGACATTTTTAACAATCCACAACATCCATATACAAAAGGATTATTGGCTTGTCGCCCACCACTGAACAAACGTTTAAAATGGTTACCAACGGTAGCTGATTTTATGACGGTTGATAAAGAAGGAGTAATGCATGAAACCAACAAATCGGTTGAAGAAGTTACCAATAGTTTGATTATTTCTGCAGAGGAAACTGCTGCACAACACAAAGTATTGTATGCAAAAGAGCCAGTTTTACAAATAAAAAATTTAAAAACATACTTTCCAATTAGCAAAGGCTTGTTTGGTAAATCTACCGAATATGTTAAAGCAGTTGACGATATTACTTTTGATGTTTACCCTGGTGAAACTTTAGGTTTAGTTGGTGAGTCGGGTTGTGGTAAAACCACTTTGGGTCGAACTATTTTAAAATTGTTGGAACCAACCGAAGGACAAATTATTTTTGAAGGTCATGATTTGACCAATTTAGGTGCTAAAGAAATGAGGGAGTACAGAAAAAAAATGCAAATTATTTTTCAAGACCCTTATTCATCATTAAACCCTAGAATTACCATTGGTGAAGCTATTATGGAGCCAATGAAAGTTCATAATGTATTGGCAAATGATGCTGAAAGAAAAGCAAGAGTAATGGAGTTGTTAAGACGAGTAAATTTACCAGAACATCATTTTTACCGTTATCCACATGAGTTCTCAGGCGGTCAACGTCAACGTATTTGTATTGCACGTTCGTTAGCATTAAACCCTCGTTTTATTATTTGCGATGAGTCGGTTTCTGCACTCGACGTTTCTGTCCAAGCCCAAGTACTAAACTTGTTAAATGAGTTAAAACAAGAATTTGGGTTTACTTATATTTTTATTTCTCACGATTTATCGGTGGTTAAGTTTATGAGCGATAGAATGGTGGTAATGAACCAGGGTAAGATTGAGGAAATGGGACTTGCTGATGAGATTTACAACAATCCACAAACGGAATACACTAAAAAATTAATTGGAGCTATACCAAAAGGTGAGTTAGATGATATTAAGGCTGCAATTGCAAAAAAGAAAGCAAATGCAGGAATGATAGCTTAAAGATTTAATTTTTGCTGTTTATTCTTTACCAGTTTTAGTTTAATTTCTTCCATGTCTTTTAGCTGAGAAGTAATTGGCTTGTTGTTAAGTCGAATGAATTCCTTGATAATATAACTTTTTAGATTTTCTTTATCCAAGAGCATATCCTTTAGCTCAAAATCTTTATCATCGGCATTTACAATAATAAGGTTAAACAAATCTTCCATCAAAGCAATTTCCATCGATTCTTTAAGTATCAAGTTGTACTTTTTTATCAAGGCTTTGAGTTTTATTTGTTGGGCTTTGGTCATAATCAATAAATTTAATCAAATATTCAAAAACATCTTGTCAACTAATTAAAAAATATTATTTTTGCAGTCCTTTTGCAGGCGTGGTGGAATTGGTAGACACGCTAGACTTAGGATCTAGTGCCGCGAGGTGTGAGAGTTCGAGTCTCTCCGCCTGTACAAAAGAAAAAGGTACGAGTCCCGATAGCTATCGGGATTGTACCTTTTTTAAATTTAGTGAAACTCCACTCCTTATGTAGTGGTTAGTAGAACTTATTCTGCTGAAAAGCGGAATCGTATTAAAAAATTGAACAATTACTGGACTAAAGCCAAAACTCAAATGAACATTACACAAGAAAAAATTGACAATTTAAATGCTGTAATCAAAATACAGTTGTCAGAGTCGGATTATCAAAAAAATGTAGATAAAGTATTAAAAGACTACAGAAATAAAGCTTCGGTGCCTGGATTTAGAAAGGGTCATGTGCCAATGGGAATGGTAAAGAAAATGGTTGGTGTTAACGCTATGGTTGATGAAATTAATAAAGTTTTATCAGAATCGTTACAAAAATACCTTGCTGAAGAAAAGTTGGATGTTTTAGGAAATCCACTTCCAAAATTAGACGAGCAAGAAAAAATTGACTGGGAAAATCAAAAAGATTTTGAATTTAGATATGATGTTGGATTGGCACCTTCGTTTGAAGTTGAACTTTCTGATAAATTTAAGTTTGACCAGTACATTATAAAAGTTGCTAAAGCTGATATTGATAAATATGTTGAAGATTTATCGAGAAGATATGGTAAAATGACCAATCCAGAAGTTGCAGATGCAGATGATATGTTGTTTGGTAAATTTGAAGAGTTAGAAAACGGACAGGTAAAAGAAGGTGGAATTACCAATTCATCAGTAGTTATTATCAAATCAGTTACCGATTCGTCGCTTCAAAAATCGTTAGTTGGAGCTAAAGCTGGTTCAGTTATTGAGTTAGACCCTAAAAAAGTATCGGAACACGAATCGGATGTTGCTGCTGCTTTAGGTGTTAAACCAAACGAATTAAAAAACATCAACAACAAGTTTAGATATACCGTTGAAAAAATAAACAAAATTTTACCAGCAGAAGTTAACCAAGATTTGTTTGATAAAGTTTTTGGACCAAACAATGTAAAATCGGTTGAAGAATTTAGGGGTAAAATTGAAGAACAAATGTCGCAAGGTTTGGTTGTGGATAGCGATAGAAAACTAAAGACAGATATTCAAGATGAGCTGTTAAGCAAGCTAAGTCTACAACTTCCTGATAGTTTCTTAAAAAGATGGATTGCCTCAAGTAATGAGAATCCAGTTACTCCAGAACAAATTGAACAAGAGTATGACCAATACGCTAAAGAATTAAAATGGCAGTTGGTGGAAAATAAAATCATTAAAAAATACGACATTAAAGTTTCTTTTGAAGATGTTGTTGAGCATACCAAAGGGTTGCTAAAACAACAATTAGCAAGCATGGGATTACCAAGCGATGACGATAAAGATTTAACAGAAACTGCTAACAGAGTGTTGCAAAACCAAGAGGAAGCTCGTAACATTTATATGATGATGTACGATATGAAAATGATGAAGTTGTTTAAAAGCATCTTTAAATTAAATAAGAAAGAAATTTCTTATGAAGATTTTGCCAAAATAGCTTACGGCAAAAAATAACACGAAAAGCCTCGCAATTTTGCGGGGCTTTTTTGTTTAAATCTTTGTATAAAAATCATAAATAAATAAATCTTAAAATACTAAATTAGAGGCTTCAATTTAATTACAATTTAAAACCATAACAACTATGTTTGACAAAGACGAATTTAGAAAATATGCTATTAAACACAGAGGTATAAGTAGCTCAGTATACGATCAATATCAATCGATTCATGCCGATTATATTTCTCCAACTATTATTGAAGAGCGTCAATTGAACGTAGCTTCTATGGATGTGTTCTCTCGATTAATGATGGATAGAATTATATTTCTTGGAACAGGAATTAACGATTACGTAGCAAATATTATTCAAGCACAATTGCTTTTTTTAGAGTCGGTTGATGCAAAAAAAGATATTCAAATTTATGTAAACTCACCAGGTGGTGGTGTTTATGCAGGTTTAGGTATTTATGATACCATGCAGTATATTGCACCAGATGTAGCAACTATTTGTACGGGTATGGCAGCTTCTATGGGTGCTGTTTTATTGTGTGCTGGTGCGGCTGGAAAAAGAACAGCCCTTCCTCATTCAAGAGTGATGATTCACCAACCTTTAGGTGGAGCTCAAGGACAAGCATCCGATATCGAAATTACTGCAAGAGAAATCCAAAAATTAAAAAAAGAATTGTACGATATAATTGCTAAACATTCGGGTAAGGATTACGATACTGTTTGGAAAGATAGCGATAGAGATTACTGGATGATTGCACAAGAAGCCAAAGAATATGGTATGATTGACGAAGTTTTAGTAAAAGAGAAAAAATAAGCCCACCCCATCCCTCCCGAAGGGAGGGTGAGCTAACTCTAAAATAAGGATTAAGTTTTTTTAATATTAGAAAAATTAAGAAATAATATGAATTTCGCCTCATTTCCCCCTTCGGGGGATTAAGGGGGCTTTCAAACTATAAAAATATGAGCTATATTGCACAAGTACATGCACGACAAATTTTAGATTCTAGAGGTAACCCAACTGTTGAAGTTGATGTAATCACTCAAAATGGTGTTTTAGGTAGAGCAGCTGTTCCTTCTGGAGCATCAACTGGTAAATACGAGGCAGTAGAATTACGAGATGGAGATAAAGGCAGATACATGGGTAAAGGGGTTTTGAAAGCGATTCAAAACATAAATACAGTTATTAATGAAGAATTAATGGGAGCTTATGTTTTAGATCAAGCTGGAATTGATAAAGCATTAATTGCCTTAGATGGTTCTGAAAACAAAAGTAACATAGGTGCTAATGCCATTTTAGGAGTATCAATGGCTTGTGCTAAAGCTGCTTCTGAAGAGACAGGAATTCCGTTGTATAGTTATGTTGGAGGGGTCAATGCCAATATGTTGCCTATTCCAATGATGAATATTTTAAATGGAGGTTCTCATGCTGATAATAGTATTGATTTCCAAGAGTTTATGGTTATGCCAGTTGGTGCATCATCGTTTAGTGAAGGGTTAAGAATGGGAACAGAGGTTTTTCATCACTTGAAAGAAGTACTGAAATCTAAAGGTCATTCTACAAATGTTGGTGATGAAGGTGGTTTTGCTCCAAATTTAAAATCGAATGAAGAGGCGATTGAAACAGTTTTAATGGCGATTGAAAAGGCAGGATACAAACCAGGCGATGATATGTTTATTGCAATGGATGCTGCTAGTTCAGAGTTTTACAATGCCAAAGAAAAGGTATATCATTTCCATCAATCGACAGGAGATAAATTAACCTCTTCAGAAATGGTAAGTTATTGGAAAGATTGGACAAAAAAATATCCGATTCTATCGATAGAAGATGGTTTAGATGAAGATGATTGGGCTGGATGGGCACAATTAAATGCCGCTATTGGTAATAAAGTTCAGTTAGTTGGTGACGATTTATTTGTTACCAATGTAAAAAGATTAAAAAGAGGAATTGAAGAAAAATCAGCCAATTCTATTTTAATTAAAGTAAATCAAATAGGCTCATTAACAGAAACTATTAATGCTGTTGATATGGCAAATAGAGCTTCTTTTACGTCTGTTATGAGTCATCGTTCGGGCGAAACTGAAGATACCACCATTGCTGATTTAGCGGTAGCGTTAAATACTGGTCAAATTAAAACGGGTTCAGCATCTCGTTCTGATAGAATGGCAAAATATAACCAACTATTGAGAATTGAAGAAGCGCTTGGTTCAACTGCCAGATATTTGGGTAGAGATTTGAAGTTTTTGAAATAAGCGGATTTTAAAGATAAATTGTTAACAAAGCCTTTAGTTTTCTAAAGGCTTTGTTAGTTTTTAGAAGAAATGAAAATATTACATTTATTTTATTCCAATTGTTTGCTAATTAATTTTAGCTTAATTAAATTCGCATGAGCCGAATAGAACATTCACATCTTAATAATATAAAACATGTCTGAAATAGCAAAATTAGAGCTTAATGGGAAAGTTTACGAATTTCCTGTTATAGAGGGAACTGAAAACGAAAAAGCAATTGATATTACTAAATTGAGAGGAGCAACTGGTTATATAACCATGGATCCAGGGTATAAAAATTCAGGTGCTTGTACAAGTGCAATTACTTTTCTTGATGGAGAAGAAGGAATATTGAGATACAGAGGATATTCGATAGAAGATTTAGCTGGAAAAGCTACATTTTTAGAAGTTTGTTATTTATTAGTTTTTGGCGATTTACCAACAAAGGCTGAATTAGAAAAATTCGAAAACAACATTCGAAAATATACTTTAGTAAATGAGGAAATGAAAGACATCATTGATGGATTTCCTAAAAGTGCTCATCCAATGGGTATTTTATCTTCATTAACAAGTGCATTAACAGCTTTCAATTCTAAACCAGTTGATGTAACTTCTGAAGAAGCGATTTATAATGCTGTTTGTAAAACATTAGGAAAATTTGTTGTTTTAGCAACGTGGGTTCATCGAAAAAGAGAAGGTTTCCCTTTGAACTATTACGATAATTCAAAAGGATATGTTGAGAATTTTATGCACATGATGTTTGCTATTCCAACCGAAAAATATACAGCAAATCCAATTATTGTGGATGCATTGGATAAATTGTTTATCCTTCATGCCGACCACGAACAAAACTGTTCTACATCAACCGTAAGAATTGTTGGTTCTTCTCATGCTGGATTATTTGCTTCAATTTCTGCTGGAGTTTCTGCATTATGGGGTCCATTACATGGTGGTGCTAATCAAGCTGTAATTGAAATGTTAGAAGCAATTAAAGCTGATGGTGGAGATGTTGAAAAATACATTCTTAAAGCGAAAGATAAAGATGATCCATTCCGTTTAATGGGCTTTGGACACAGAGTTTATAAAAACTTTGACCCAAGAGCAAAAATCATTAAAAAAGCAGCTGACGATGTTTTAGATGCTTTAGGTATTGATGATCCAATTTTAGATATTGCAAAAAAATTAGAGAAAACGGCTTTGGAAGATGAATATTTCAAATCAAAAAATCTTTACCCAAATGTTGATTTCTACTCAGGTATTATTTACCGTGCATTAGGTATTCCTTCAGAAATGTTTACTGTAATGTTTGCTGTAGGTCGTTTG from the Flavobacteriales bacterium genome contains:
- the tig gene encoding trigger factor, translating into MNITQEKIDNLNAVIKIQLSESDYQKNVDKVLKDYRNKASVPGFRKGHVPMGMVKKMVGVNAMVDEINKVLSESLQKYLAEEKLDVLGNPLPKLDEQEKIDWENQKDFEFRYDVGLAPSFEVELSDKFKFDQYIIKVAKADIDKYVEDLSRRYGKMTNPEVADADDMLFGKFEELENGQVKEGGITNSSVVIIKSVTDSSLQKSLVGAKAGSVIELDPKKVSEHESDVAAALGVKPNELKNINNKFRYTVEKINKILPAEVNQDLFDKVFGPNNVKSVEEFRGKIEEQMSQGLVVDSDRKLKTDIQDELLSKLSLQLPDSFLKRWIASSNENPVTPEQIEQEYDQYAKELKWQLVENKIIKKYDIKVSFEDVVEHTKGLLKQQLASMGLPSDDDKDLTETANRVLQNQEEARNIYMMMYDMKMMKLFKSIFKLNKKEISYEDFAKIAYGKK
- a CDS encoding S41 family peptidase, with translation MNKNKTFLYFILPTVIAFCVVIGVYLGAYLSQNSVDKTIIFPVNAKLKNSNKLNEILNFIEDMYVDTVNKGELTEISIASILSKLDPHSYYIPAKEFNEMNDPLEGNFQGIGVEFRINNDTVMILSVIANGPSEKVGLEAGDRIIKVGKKTIAGNGITNENVIKLLKGPKGTKVNVSVARKGIKKLIDYTITRDEIPIFSIESPYMIDDEIGFIKINRFAKTTYGEFMSATKKLLKSGMKDLIIDLRGNGGGVMGAATSIADEFLAKDKMIVYTQGKSRNKEAFYATDRGILEKTNIIILINENSASASEILAGAVQDNDRGTIIGRRSFGKGLVQEQVMWPDGSALRLTVARYYTPSGRCIQKPYDDGMDNYNMESYNRYLNGELLSADSIHFPDSLKFYTPLGKIVYGGGGIMPDVFVPIDTVGNTNYFYELRYRGILQDFSLQYVDNNRKKLKDQYKNAIEFKKQFRVSNDLFNSLIKFAEKNELPRNLGEIKLSKEIIVRALRASISKDLFGNFGYYVIINDEDNTVQEAISTFNITNK
- the clpP gene encoding ATP-dependent Clp endopeptidase proteolytic subunit ClpP, whose translation is MFDKDEFRKYAIKHRGISSSVYDQYQSIHADYISPTIIEERQLNVASMDVFSRLMMDRIIFLGTGINDYVANIIQAQLLFLESVDAKKDIQIYVNSPGGGVYAGLGIYDTMQYIAPDVATICTGMAASMGAVLLCAGAAGKRTALPHSRVMIHQPLGGAQGQASDIEITAREIQKLKKELYDIIAKHSGKDYDTVWKDSDRDYWMIAQEAKEYGMIDEVLVKEKK
- the eno gene encoding phosphopyruvate hydratase, with the translated sequence MSYIAQVHARQILDSRGNPTVEVDVITQNGVLGRAAVPSGASTGKYEAVELRDGDKGRYMGKGVLKAIQNINTVINEELMGAYVLDQAGIDKALIALDGSENKSNIGANAILGVSMACAKAASEETGIPLYSYVGGVNANMLPIPMMNILNGGSHADNSIDFQEFMVMPVGASSFSEGLRMGTEVFHHLKEVLKSKGHSTNVGDEGGFAPNLKSNEEAIETVLMAIEKAGYKPGDDMFIAMDAASSEFYNAKEKVYHFHQSTGDKLTSSEMVSYWKDWTKKYPILSIEDGLDEDDWAGWAQLNAAIGNKVQLVGDDLFVTNVKRLKRGIEEKSANSILIKVNQIGSLTETINAVDMANRASFTSVMSHRSGETEDTTIADLAVALNTGQIKTGSASRSDRMAKYNQLLRIEEALGSTARYLGRDLKFLK
- a CDS encoding 3'-5' exonuclease → MLDNINLEKILFLDIETTSAVKSFDELSDDFKKHWEHKSKFISKEDETPSETYSRAGIYAEFGKIVCISVGFIKIELGVKKLRLKSFYNHNEAELLADFFELLNKHYDTPQHILCAHNGKEFDYPYIARRGLVNGLSIPCILDLAGKKPWEVQHLDTLQLWKFGDYKHFTSLSLLTTLFNIPTPKDDIDGSMVNQVYWQENDLERIANYCQKDVVALTQLFLKFKNEQLIDSAHIFYS
- a CDS encoding dCMP deaminase family protein, giving the protein MDIKYDQQKQLRYDKAYLKMALEWGKLSHCKRKQVGSIIVKDRMIISDGYNGTPTGFDNCCEDENEKTHWYVLHAEANAILKVAKSTHNADGATLYITLSPCKECSKLILQAGIIRVVYYNSYKDDAGIHFLKESGIQVDQISNLD
- a CDS encoding ABC transporter ATP-binding protein — its product is MENRTLLEIKNLVTEFRTEDETVKAVNDISFTLNKGETIGIVGESGSGKSVTSLSVMRLIPNPPGRIASGEILFHTSSGIVDLAKANEKTMRTLRGNEIAMIFQEPMTSLNPVYTCGDQVAEAIIVHQKVNKQEAKLRTIELFKKVQLPRPEAIFDTYPHQISGGQKQRVMIAMAMSCNPKILIADEPTTALDVTVQKTILELMNKLQLEHDMGIMFITHDLGVIAELADKVVVMYKGKVVEQGSVLDIFNNPQHPYTKGLLACRPPLNKRLKWLPTVADFMTVDKEGVMHETNKSVEEVTNSLIISAEETAAQHKVLYAKEPVLQIKNLKTYFPISKGLFGKSTEYVKAVDDITFDVYPGETLGLVGESGCGKTTLGRTILKLLEPTEGQIIFEGHDLTNLGAKEMREYRKKMQIIFQDPYSSLNPRITIGEAIMEPMKVHNVLANDAERKARVMELLRRVNLPEHHFYRYPHEFSGGQRQRICIARSLALNPRFIICDESVSALDVSVQAQVLNLLNELKQEFGFTYIFISHDLSVVKFMSDRMVVMNQGKIEEMGLADEIYNNPQTEYTKKLIGAIPKGELDDIKAAIAKKKANAGMIA